Proteins encoded by one window of Serratia nevei:
- a CDS encoding restriction endonuclease encodes MSVPTYDQFIEPVLRFLATKPEGALARDVQDAAADILSLNEEQRAETIASGQLVYKNRTGWAHDRLKRAGLSHSLSRGKWCLTAKGIDWLKQHPNPLTAAEVEHLALAYTNVKLQQNSDAVDLDPVTEPLLTEAMLTNSPDDRLEQSIKEIREAVATELLENLSQVSPGRFEVIVLDVLHRLGYGGHRDDLKRVGGSGDAGIDGVISLDKLGLEKVYVQAKRWQNTVGRPELHAFYGALVGQKAKRGVFITTSGFTKHAVAYAQSVEGMVLIDGNRLVHLMMDNEVGVSSTLLKVPKLDSDYFDQ; translated from the coding sequence ATGTCAGTACCAACCTACGACCAATTCATCGAGCCAGTGCTTCGCTTTTTGGCAACCAAGCCCGAAGGCGCACTTGCTCGAGATGTGCAAGATGCAGCAGCAGACATACTCAGCCTAAACGAAGAACAACGGGCAGAGACCATTGCCAGCGGCCAACTGGTTTATAAGAACCGTACCGGCTGGGCTCACGATCGTTTGAAACGTGCAGGGCTCTCGCACAGCTTATCCAGAGGAAAATGGTGCTTAACCGCCAAAGGCATCGACTGGTTAAAGCAGCATCCAAACCCGCTCACTGCAGCAGAAGTAGAGCATCTCGCTTTGGCTTATACCAACGTCAAACTTCAACAAAATAGTGATGCGGTGGATTTGGACCCGGTTACAGAACCTCTTCTCACCGAAGCGATGTTAACAAACAGCCCAGACGATCGCCTGGAACAATCAATCAAAGAGATCCGCGAGGCTGTTGCAACAGAACTCCTGGAGAACCTGAGCCAGGTATCCCCAGGTCGCTTCGAAGTTATCGTGTTGGATGTGCTGCACCGTTTAGGCTACGGCGGCCACCGCGATGATTTAAAACGAGTCGGAGGCAGCGGTGATGCGGGGATTGATGGCGTAATTTCTTTAGACAAGCTCGGCTTAGAAAAAGTGTATGTGCAAGCCAAACGCTGGCAAAACACCGTAGGCCGCCCTGAGTTGCATGCCTTCTACGGTGCACTTGTGGGACAAAAGGCCAAACGAGGGGTATTTATCACGACGTCTGGCTTTACCAAACATGCCGTTGCCTACGCGCAATCGGTAGAGGGCATGGTACTTATCGACGGTAACCGATTGGTGCACCTGATGATGGATAACGAGGTGGGTGTCAGTTCGACGTTGCTTAAAGTGCCAAAGTTGGATAGTGATTATTTTGATCAGTAA
- a CDS encoding HNH endonuclease signature motif containing protein, with the protein MATAIEALSSKESVLKAIEEYKKIGRDEFLKQHEIKRFKKYTLHYNGEKYDIRGIAARAYSEQHCYPFKGINADSGTEKAIQFLKDLDFEIVETPHPFDYLTEGKLYTRKALIELYGGQLQGGIWTPREFPVIFIFTGESGETYGYKDGWTAEGSFSYTGEGQKGPMEFIRGNKSIRDHKKDGKDIFLFEDNKKEKGVRYLGMFECDSWDHIQCLDFENNMRQGITFNLFKVSSLHAVEEEPETDEADTQTETLEQLRKKALQSSQQSGQRQQSDSKKSWFKRSEDVKKYVLKRANGICEACDQPAPFKKRNGEPYLEPHHTKRLADEGPDHPQWVGAICPTCHRRIHSGVDGKEVNKKLMVKLELKEAAIG; encoded by the coding sequence TTGGCAACTGCAATAGAGGCGTTATCTTCAAAAGAATCCGTTTTAAAAGCCATCGAAGAATATAAAAAAATTGGCCGAGATGAATTCTTAAAACAACATGAAATAAAACGATTTAAAAAATACACCCTTCATTATAATGGCGAGAAGTACGACATCCGAGGCATTGCCGCTAGAGCATACAGTGAGCAGCATTGCTATCCGTTTAAAGGAATCAATGCCGATAGCGGAACGGAAAAAGCCATTCAGTTTCTCAAAGACCTCGATTTTGAGATCGTCGAAACGCCGCATCCTTTTGACTATTTAACCGAAGGCAAGCTGTACACACGCAAAGCGCTTATCGAGCTTTACGGCGGGCAGCTGCAAGGCGGTATCTGGACCCCGCGGGAATTCCCGGTGATCTTTATCTTCACCGGAGAAAGCGGCGAAACCTACGGCTACAAAGATGGATGGACAGCCGAAGGCAGCTTCTCTTATACGGGTGAAGGCCAAAAAGGCCCTATGGAATTTATTCGGGGTAATAAATCCATCCGCGACCATAAAAAAGACGGTAAAGACATCTTCCTATTCGAAGACAACAAGAAAGAAAAAGGCGTCCGCTATCTTGGCATGTTTGAGTGCGACTCTTGGGATCACATTCAGTGCTTAGACTTCGAAAATAACATGCGCCAAGGCATTACCTTTAACCTGTTCAAAGTCTCATCACTGCATGCGGTTGAAGAAGAACCAGAAACCGATGAAGCCGATACGCAGACAGAGACGCTCGAACAGTTACGCAAGAAGGCATTGCAGTCCTCACAGCAATCTGGCCAGCGCCAACAGAGCGACAGCAAAAAATCCTGGTTCAAACGCAGCGAAGACGTAAAAAAATACGTGCTCAAGCGCGCCAATGGCATCTGCGAAGCCTGCGACCAGCCGGCACCGTTCAAGAAAAGGAACGGCGAGCCCTACCTCGAACCTCACCACACCAAGCGCCTAGCCGACGAAGGCCCCGATCACCCGCAGTGGGTGGGCGCCATCTGCCCAACTTGCCATCGCCGGATTCATAGTGGGGTGGATGGTAAAGAGGTGAACAAGAAGCTGATGGTGAAGTTGGAGTTGAAAGAGGCAGCTATCGGTTAA
- a CDS encoding putative T6SS immunity periplasmic lipoprotein: MKANFLLAIAGSILLSACTGDCLDQRYAPDIPIAAHAKANGDICIYPSPKENERQGTLYLSGDTDDKLIEVVNQDLKKGICVTQNDYPFQENHIYSMRLNFVPIEKRRNLQDVSGRAFIAHFKVKRVNNHFAIENIQ, encoded by the coding sequence ATGAAAGCTAATTTCTTGCTGGCCATTGCAGGATCGATATTGTTAAGTGCCTGCACCGGCGATTGTCTCGATCAGCGCTATGCACCGGACATCCCTATCGCCGCCCATGCTAAAGCGAATGGCGACATCTGCATCTATCCGTCACCAAAGGAAAACGAAAGGCAAGGTACGCTCTATCTCAGTGGTGATACGGATGATAAATTGATTGAGGTGGTGAATCAGGATCTGAAAAAGGGCATTTGCGTTACGCAGAACGATTACCCGTTTCAGGAAAATCATATCTACAGCATGAGGCTAAATTTCGTACCGATTGAGAAGCGCAGAAATCTGCAGGATGTCTCCGGCAGGGCCTTTATCGCTCACTTCAAAGTGAAAAGAGTCAATAATCACTTTGCTATCGAAAACATCCAATAA
- a CDS encoding RNase A-like domain-containing protein, whose product MANEDELRIALSPVQLAAVLSDESVTEGETLSNRLLGGLGLAGGVVELMGAGVLCYAPDPTFITKVGCVVVGTHSLDSIKAASNQMITGHPTTTDTYQSAVLLAQTLGADRETAYNVGLTVDIAVPFVFAGVVGAARVASVRMGRVKLIEHESVSGKYPGGHTLARHISIAPEALIARLARRPKLIAASTFRSVKEAEKYVSVTVKANRADIVNWMKYASPGSRLSVYHNFTESVGYGVLRGSTDVYQCHRVGVVIEFTRYNGKPYFILSAFPAR is encoded by the coding sequence ATGGCGAATGAAGATGAGTTGCGCATTGCCCTGTCGCCGGTGCAACTTGCGGCGGTGCTGTCTGATGAAAGCGTCACTGAAGGTGAAACGCTCAGTAACCGTCTGCTTGGCGGTTTGGGGCTTGCCGGTGGTGTCGTTGAGCTGATGGGAGCGGGGGTGTTGTGCTATGCGCCGGATCCGACGTTTATCACCAAAGTTGGGTGTGTGGTGGTGGGAACGCATAGCCTGGACAGCATCAAAGCCGCTTCCAATCAGATGATTACCGGGCATCCAACAACGACCGATACTTATCAGTCTGCCGTTTTATTGGCGCAAACATTGGGTGCCGATAGGGAAACGGCCTATAACGTCGGTTTAACGGTCGATATTGCCGTGCCTTTTGTCTTTGCCGGAGTGGTTGGCGCTGCCAGAGTCGCATCCGTGCGCATGGGGCGGGTTAAGCTGATTGAGCACGAGTCCGTTAGCGGTAAATATCCGGGCGGGCACACATTGGCTCGGCATATAAGCATAGCTCCGGAAGCGCTTATTGCCAGGCTAGCCAGGCGCCCGAAACTGATCGCGGCAAGTACCTTCAGATCGGTAAAGGAGGCCGAAAAGTATGTATCTGTCACGGTAAAGGCGAACCGTGCAGATATTGTGAATTGGATGAAGTACGCGTCTCCCGGCAGCCGTTTGAGTGTGTATCACAATTTCACAGAATCAGTAGGTTATGGCGTGTTACGCGGCAGCACTGACGTCTATCAATGTCATCGGGTTGGCGTCGTGATTGAGTTTACCCGCTATAATGGCAAACCTTACTTTATCCTTAGCGCTTTCCCTGCGAGATAA
- a CDS encoding contact-dependent growth inhibition system immunity protein: MKTSELDNLIVVYFGQDYDLINAEGDITALIAEYIRLATHQQREALVNELDELLAQDNVESLFNQRFGFTFSPELWGTTVFAFLQQARSAAVKAL, from the coding sequence ATGAAAACCAGTGAACTCGATAACCTGATCGTCGTTTATTTTGGTCAAGATTATGACCTGATAAATGCAGAGGGCGATATTACTGCGCTGATCGCAGAGTACATTCGTCTGGCGACTCATCAGCAGCGCGAGGCTTTGGTCAATGAGCTCGATGAGCTACTGGCGCAGGATAATGTGGAGTCCTTATTCAACCAACGTTTCGGTTTTACCTTCAGCCCGGAGCTATGGGGAACCACGGTTTTCGCATTCCTGCAACAGGCCAGAAGTGCTGCGGTGAAAGCGCTTTGA
- a CDS encoding contact-dependent growth inhibition system immunity protein, producing MSTIMIRNHFSELSSLFSIYFGQDYDLFTDAETAEDVIDGFLEQNGSQVIRDILEETKEFQATYAGRINEGMAEHFTDEFVPESWGTTAVAFFTMLQWKTEHKLEQLKRT from the coding sequence TTGAGCACCATCATGATTCGCAATCACTTTAGCGAGCTCAGTAGCTTATTCAGTATTTACTTCGGTCAGGATTATGATCTGTTTACTGATGCCGAAACGGCCGAGGATGTGATTGACGGCTTCCTTGAGCAAAACGGCAGCCAAGTCATCCGCGATATCCTCGAGGAGACTAAAGAGTTTCAGGCCACCTATGCGGGGCGTATAAACGAGGGCATGGCGGAGCATTTTACAGATGAGTTTGTTCCGGAGAGCTGGGGCACTACAGCGGTAGCGTTCTTTACCATGCTGCAATGGAAAACAGAACACAAGCTGGAACAGCTCAAACGAACTTAG
- the yjiA gene encoding GTPase translates to MKPIAVTILTGFLGAGKTTLLRHILNAEHGYKIAVIENEFGEVPIDDALIGDRASRITTLSNGCICCSKSNELADALLDLLDGVDSGQLAFDRLIIECTGMADPGPITQTFFSHEILCERFLLDGIITLVDAAHAEQQLSQFSIAQAQVGYADRILLTKTDVAPDCEALMQRLQRMNARAPVYKVTHGDIDLSVLFDIEGFTLNDKLNLTPPAPLFRRIPQPQSDIRSIVVTLERPQPLMQISEVMEGLLLEYADNLLRYKGILSIEDEPRRLLFQGVQRLYNADWDREWLPDEERRSTLVFIGVNLPEEEIRGRIGGLG, encoded by the coding sequence ATGAAACCCATCGCAGTCACCATCCTGACCGGCTTTTTGGGCGCCGGCAAAACCACCCTGCTGCGCCATATCCTGAACGCCGAACACGGCTATAAAATCGCGGTCATCGAGAACGAGTTCGGCGAAGTGCCGATCGACGACGCGCTGATCGGCGATCGCGCCAGCCGCATCACCACGTTGAGCAACGGCTGCATCTGCTGTAGCAAATCCAACGAACTGGCAGACGCGCTGCTGGATCTGCTGGACGGCGTCGACAGCGGCCAGCTGGCGTTCGACCGGCTGATCATCGAATGCACCGGCATGGCCGATCCCGGCCCGATTACCCAGACCTTTTTCTCGCACGAGATCCTGTGCGAGCGCTTCCTGCTGGACGGCATCATCACCCTGGTGGACGCGGCGCACGCCGAGCAGCAACTGAGCCAGTTCAGCATCGCCCAGGCGCAGGTGGGCTACGCCGACCGCATCCTGCTGACCAAAACCGACGTGGCGCCGGACTGCGAAGCGCTGATGCAGCGGCTGCAGCGGATGAACGCCCGCGCGCCGGTCTACAAGGTGACGCACGGCGACATCGATCTGAGCGTGCTGTTCGACATCGAAGGCTTTACGCTGAACGACAAGCTCAACCTGACGCCGCCCGCCCCGCTGTTCCGCCGCATCCCGCAGCCGCAGAGCGACATCCGCTCAATTGTCGTGACGCTGGAGCGCCCGCAGCCGCTGATGCAAATATCGGAAGTGATGGAAGGCCTGCTGCTGGAATACGCCGACAACCTGCTGCGCTACAAAGGCATTCTGTCTATCGAAGACGAGCCGCGCCGCCTGCTGTTCCAGGGCGTACAGCGGCTGTATAACGCCGACTGGGATCGGGAATGGCTGCCTGATGAGGAACGCCGGAGCACCTTGGTATTTATTGGTGTGAACCTGCCGGAGGAGGAGATTCGGGGCAGGATTGGAGGGTTGGGGTAA
- a CDS encoding YbdD/YjiX family protein yields MFGNLGQAGKYLGQAARMLVGVPDYDTYVQHMKDNHPDKPVMTYKEFFRERQQARYGGDGKGGMRCC; encoded by the coding sequence ATGTTCGGAAATCTCGGCCAGGCGGGGAAGTATCTCGGGCAGGCGGCGCGCATGTTGGTGGGCGTGCCTGACTATGATACCTACGTCCAGCACATGAAAGACAACCACCCGGACAAGCCGGTGATGACCTATAAAGAATTTTTCCGCGAGCGCCAGCAAGCGCGCTACGGCGGCGACGGCAAAGGCGGCATGCGCTGCTGTTAA
- a CDS encoding carbon starvation CstA family protein, giving the protein MKREGILKHIPWMLLGILGAACLGVVALRRGEHISALWIVVASVAVYLVAYRYYSLYIATKVMKLDAGRATPAVVNNDGLNYVPTNKNVLFGHHFAAIAGAGPLVGPVLAAQVGYLPGTLWLLGGVVLAGAVQDFMVLFISSRRNGASLGEIIKKEMGPIPGTIALFGCFLIMIIILAVLALIVVKALAESPWGVFTVCSTVPIALFMGIYMRYLRPGRVGEVSIIGIVLLVAAIWFGGVVAHDPYWGPALTFKDTTITFTLIGYAFVSALLPVWLILAPRDYLATFLKIGVIVGLAIGIVILNPELKMPAVTQFVDGTGPVWKGTLFPFLFITIACGAVSGFHALIASGTTPKLLANETDARFIGYGAMLMESFVAIMALVAASIIEPGLYFAMNTPPAALGITMPDLHRLGTEDAPMIMASLKDVTVHAAAAVSSWGFVISPEQILQTATDIGEPSVLNRAGGAPTLAVGIAHVFHQIIPGANMGFWYHFGILFEALFILTALDAGTRSGRFMLQDLLGNFVPFLKKTDSLVAGIVGTAGCVGLWGYLLYQGVVDPLGGVKSLWPLFGISNQMLAAVALVLGTVVLIKMKRTQYIWVTVLPAVWLLICTTYALGLKLFSDNPQLEGFFFLAGEYKRKIAEGGAELSAQQIANMNHIVVNNYTNAGLSILFLLVVYSIIFYGVKTAMAAHKNPKRTDQETPYVPVPQAAPADGVTEGEVKVSTQH; this is encoded by the coding sequence ATGAAACGAGAGGGGATTTTAAAGCACATTCCGTGGATGCTGCTGGGGATACTCGGCGCAGCCTGCCTCGGCGTGGTGGCGCTGCGCCGCGGCGAACACATCAGCGCGCTGTGGATCGTCGTCGCTTCGGTGGCGGTGTATCTGGTGGCCTACCGCTACTACAGCCTGTACATCGCCACCAAGGTGATGAAGCTGGACGCCGGCCGCGCCACCCCGGCGGTGGTCAACAACGACGGCCTGAACTACGTGCCGACCAACAAGAACGTGCTGTTCGGCCACCACTTCGCCGCCATCGCCGGCGCCGGGCCGCTGGTGGGGCCGGTGCTGGCCGCGCAGGTCGGCTACCTGCCCGGCACGCTGTGGCTGCTGGGCGGCGTGGTGCTGGCGGGGGCGGTGCAGGACTTTATGGTGCTGTTCATCTCCTCGCGCCGCAACGGCGCCTCGCTCGGTGAGATCATCAAAAAAGAGATGGGGCCGATACCGGGCACCATCGCGCTGTTTGGCTGCTTCCTGATCATGATCATCATCCTGGCGGTGCTGGCGCTGATCGTGGTGAAAGCGCTGGCGGAAAGCCCGTGGGGGGTGTTCACCGTCTGCTCCACCGTACCGATCGCGCTGTTTATGGGCATCTACATGCGCTATCTGCGCCCCGGCCGCGTGGGTGAAGTGTCAATCATCGGCATCGTGCTGCTGGTGGCCGCCATCTGGTTCGGCGGCGTGGTGGCGCACGACCCGTACTGGGGCCCGGCGCTGACCTTTAAAGACACCACCATCACCTTCACGCTGATCGGCTACGCGTTCGTCTCCGCCCTGCTGCCGGTGTGGCTGATCCTGGCGCCGCGCGACTACCTGGCGACCTTCCTGAAAATCGGCGTGATCGTCGGGCTGGCGATCGGCATCGTGATCCTCAACCCTGAGCTGAAAATGCCGGCGGTCACCCAGTTCGTCGACGGCACCGGCCCGGTGTGGAAAGGTACCCTGTTCCCGTTCCTGTTCATCACCATCGCCTGCGGCGCGGTCTCCGGCTTCCATGCGCTGATCGCCTCCGGCACCACGCCGAAGCTGCTGGCCAATGAGACCGACGCGCGCTTTATCGGCTACGGCGCGATGCTGATGGAGTCCTTCGTCGCCATCATGGCGCTGGTGGCGGCGTCCATCATCGAGCCGGGCCTGTACTTCGCCATGAACACCCCGCCGGCGGCGCTGGGCATCACCATGCCGGATCTGCACCGCCTGGGCACCGAAGACGCGCCGATGATCATGGCTTCGCTGAAGGACGTCACCGTGCACGCGGCAGCGGCGGTCAGCTCCTGGGGCTTCGTCATCAGCCCGGAACAGATCCTGCAGACCGCCACCGACATCGGCGAACCTTCGGTGCTGAACCGCGCCGGCGGCGCGCCAACGCTGGCGGTGGGCATCGCCCACGTGTTCCACCAGATCATTCCGGGCGCCAACATGGGCTTCTGGTACCACTTCGGCATTCTGTTCGAGGCGCTGTTCATCCTGACCGCGCTGGACGCCGGCACCCGCTCCGGCCGCTTTATGCTGCAGGATCTGCTGGGCAACTTCGTGCCGTTCCTGAAGAAAACCGACTCGCTGGTGGCCGGCATCGTCGGCACCGCCGGCTGCGTCGGGCTGTGGGGCTACCTGCTGTATCAGGGCGTGGTGGATCCGCTCGGCGGCGTGAAGAGCCTGTGGCCGCTGTTCGGCATCTCCAACCAGATGCTGGCCGCCGTGGCGCTGGTGCTGGGCACCGTGGTACTGATTAAGATGAAGCGCACCCAATACATCTGGGTGACCGTACTGCCGGCGGTGTGGCTGCTGATCTGCACCACCTACGCGCTGGGGCTGAAGCTGTTCAGCGACAACCCGCAGCTGGAAGGCTTCTTCTTCCTGGCCGGCGAGTACAAGCGCAAGATCGCCGAAGGCGGCGCCGAGCTGAGCGCCCAGCAGATCGCCAACATGAACCACATCGTGGTGAACAACTACACCAACGCCGGGCTGAGCATTCTGTTCCTGCTGGTGGTGTACAGCATCATCTTCTATGGGGTGAAAACCGCGATGGCGGCGCACAAAAACCCGAAACGCACCGACCAGGAAACGCCTTACGTGCCGGTGCCGCAGGCCGCGCCCGCCGACGGCGTAACTGAGGGGGAGGTCAAAGTTTCGACCCAGCATTGA
- a CDS encoding LysR family transcriptional regulator has translation MKTMPKLAHLTMFKDIVHCGSLHEAAKKLAISQPTLSRVLKELEMTIGARLLERSNRGVRLTAVGELFYRRIDAATNQLLNAFDELRGLSADGEKRLRVGMSVDPLLCYLPQVLEGFNRRYPHTRVTVVEDGPEGLLARLRNCELDLAVSSLNGAAGGADLAMQALKSERFSLYQGGDLTAAGQPPAEAKWVVPRSCSVGHAAIREIAERYTPHGQIVETDSFLATWCLVRQQGYIALLSDRVVAHYAPQLHLQKIPTHEIDISARFYVFTRHEPATPPLSAAFIHLLQAMQTV, from the coding sequence ATGAAAACTATGCCAAAGCTGGCGCATCTGACGATGTTCAAAGACATTGTCCACTGTGGAAGCTTGCACGAGGCCGCGAAAAAGCTGGCCATCTCGCAGCCGACGCTCAGCCGGGTGCTGAAAGAGCTGGAAATGACCATCGGCGCGCGGCTGCTGGAGCGCAGCAACCGCGGCGTGCGCCTGACGGCGGTCGGCGAGCTGTTTTACCGGCGGATAGACGCCGCCACCAATCAGTTGCTCAACGCGTTTGACGAGCTGCGCGGCCTGAGCGCTGACGGCGAGAAGCGCCTGCGGGTGGGGATGAGCGTCGATCCGCTGCTGTGCTACCTGCCTCAGGTGCTCGAAGGCTTCAACCGCCGCTACCCGCATACCCGGGTGACGGTGGTGGAAGACGGCCCGGAAGGCCTGCTGGCCCGGCTGCGAAACTGCGAGCTGGATTTGGCGGTCAGCAGCCTGAACGGCGCGGCGGGCGGCGCCGATCTGGCCATGCAGGCGCTGAAGAGCGAGCGCTTCTCGCTCTATCAGGGAGGCGATCTTACCGCAGCCGGGCAGCCGCCGGCCGAGGCCAAATGGGTGGTGCCGCGCTCCTGCTCGGTGGGGCATGCCGCCATCCGCGAGATCGCCGAACGCTATACGCCGCACGGCCAGATCGTCGAGACCGACTCCTTTCTGGCGACCTGGTGCCTGGTCAGGCAGCAAGGCTATATCGCACTGCTGAGCGATCGGGTGGTCGCACACTACGCCCCGCAGCTGCACCTGCAGAAAATCCCGACGCACGAGATCGACATCAGCGCGCGCTTTTACGTCTTTACCCGCCATGAGCCGGCCACGCCGCCGCTCAGCGCCGCGTTTATCCACCTGCTGCAGGCCATGCAAACGGTTTGA
- a CDS encoding MgtC/SapB family protein has translation MHFIHTLLTLLTASILGAAIGYERQFRQRTAVLRTNTLVATSAAIFVHLAMTIDGSGGAVRVISYVVSGVGFLGAGAIMKEGMNIRGLNTAATLWGSAAVGACAGCGLYGDALAATLFVLAANTLLRPLVNMVNKQPFNDVNGESTYQICVIAFEHEQREALAKFKQVLQGENCFISHLDIEPFGDDDVEITATLMPASVTTPVLDQTINKLLNDSMMKQAYYSRIAGSG, from the coding sequence ATGCATTTCATTCATACACTGCTGACGCTGCTGACCGCGTCCATCCTGGGCGCGGCCATCGGCTACGAAAGACAGTTCCGCCAGCGCACCGCCGTGCTGCGCACCAACACGCTGGTGGCCACCAGCGCGGCGATCTTCGTCCATCTGGCCATGACCATCGACGGCAGCGGCGGCGCGGTGCGCGTCATTTCCTACGTGGTCTCCGGCGTCGGCTTTCTCGGTGCCGGGGCCATCATGAAGGAAGGGATGAACATCCGCGGCCTGAACACCGCCGCCACGCTCTGGGGCTCCGCGGCGGTCGGCGCCTGCGCCGGCTGCGGCCTGTACGGTGACGCGCTGGCCGCCACGCTGTTCGTGCTCGCCGCCAACACCCTGTTGCGCCCGCTGGTCAATATGGTCAACAAACAGCCCTTCAATGACGTTAACGGCGAGTCTACCTACCAGATTTGCGTCATTGCCTTCGAGCATGAGCAGCGTGAGGCGCTGGCCAAATTCAAACAGGTGCTGCAAGGGGAAAACTGCTTTATCTCGCATCTGGATATCGAACCCTTTGGCGACGACGACGTGGAGATCACCGCCACGCTGATGCCGGCCTCCGTCACCACGCCGGTGCTCGACCAGACCATCAATAAATTGCTGAACGACAGCATGATGAAACAGGCCTATTACAGCCGCATCGCCGGCTCCGGCTGA
- a CDS encoding ABC transporter ATP-binding protein produces MMVKKTTLLTVNNVSKSVQPTGKEKRLVLNEINLRLYDNEVVSILGQSGSGKSTLLRMLSGLIAPDLGSVMLGDKKVSGPNPQINMVFQTFAIFPWLNVYQNIAFGLQAQDLPPQVVEAQTLKMLDLVGLTPYRDAYPRELSGGMRQRVGFARALAVEPMLLLLDEPFSALDVYTGEHLRSDLLRIWSTRQIKTRSIVLVTHSVEEAVMMSDRILLLGAGTLDGCYHITQRREARTREGMQPLTDKISETLSRQIAAAH; encoded by the coding sequence ATGATGGTAAAAAAAACCACGCTGCTGACGGTGAATAACGTCAGCAAAAGCGTTCAGCCTACCGGTAAAGAAAAACGTCTGGTGCTGAATGAAATCAATTTGCGCCTTTACGACAACGAGGTCGTCAGCATTTTGGGGCAGTCCGGCTCGGGCAAATCCACCCTGCTGCGCATGCTTTCCGGCCTGATCGCGCCGGATCTGGGCAGCGTGATGCTGGGGGATAAAAAAGTCTCGGGGCCGAATCCACAGATCAACATGGTGTTCCAGACCTTCGCCATTTTCCCGTGGCTGAACGTTTACCAAAATATCGCCTTCGGGCTGCAGGCGCAGGATCTGCCGCCTCAGGTGGTCGAAGCCCAGACGCTGAAAATGCTCGATCTGGTCGGGCTCACGCCCTACCGCGACGCTTACCCGCGCGAGCTTTCCGGCGGCATGCGCCAGCGGGTCGGCTTCGCGCGCGCGCTGGCGGTAGAACCGATGCTGCTGTTGCTGGACGAGCCGTTTTCCGCGCTGGACGTCTATACCGGCGAACACCTGCGCAGCGACCTGCTGCGTATCTGGAGCACGCGCCAGATCAAAACCCGCTCCATCGTGCTGGTGACCCACAGCGTAGAGGAGGCGGTGATGATGTCTGACCGCATCCTCCTGCTGGGCGCCGGTACCCTCGACGGCTGCTATCACATCACGCAGCGCCGCGAGGCGCGCACCCGCGAGGGGATGCAGCCGCTGACGGACAAAATCAGCGAGACGCTCAGCCGGCAGATCGCCGCCGCGCACTGA